In Frondihabitans sp. PAMC 28766, a genomic segment contains:
- a CDS encoding MarR family winged helix-turn-helix transcriptional regulator: MTSQTSPQPRWLSDDERTAWVRFAAVLELLPGVLDQQLERDEALTHFEYFVLAMLSEAPARTLRMTGLAARTNATLPRLSRVASRLEARGLVERSPCAEDRRATNATLTEGGWQRVVHAAPGHVENVRRSVIDALTPQQVAQLSEISAALLTRLDPDSRMFASER, from the coding sequence ATGACGTCGCAGACTTCTCCCCAACCTCGGTGGCTGAGCGACGACGAGCGCACGGCCTGGGTGCGGTTCGCCGCGGTGCTCGAGCTGCTGCCCGGCGTGCTCGACCAGCAGCTCGAACGCGACGAGGCGCTCACTCACTTCGAGTACTTCGTGCTGGCCATGCTCTCCGAGGCGCCGGCCCGCACCCTGCGGATGACGGGGCTCGCCGCCCGCACCAACGCCACGCTCCCCCGCCTCTCGCGCGTCGCCTCGCGCCTGGAGGCGCGGGGCCTAGTCGAACGGAGCCCCTGCGCCGAAGACCGCCGCGCGACCAACGCGACCCTCACCGAGGGCGGCTGGCAGAGGGTCGTCCACGCGGCCCCGGGGCACGTCGAGAACGTGCGGCGCTCGGTGATCGACGCGCTCACCCCGCAGCAGGTGGCTCAGCTCTCCGAGATCAGCGCGGCACTGCTGACCCGGCTCGACCCGGACAGCAGGATGTTCGCTTCGGAGCGCTGA
- a CDS encoding DUF2127 domain-containing protein, with amino-acid sequence MTSARRPLLDRVFLWIVVIKGIDGAAELIAGAALWIIGPTVLGSWGTELATKVLEIDSDNQLAQSAQLSLSHLSTGSTLFAGGYLLVHGLVKLVLWWAVARQRYRLYPWMIGVLVAFVIYQVVELTLSWSTGLFVLSLFDVVIIVLTYVEYRRHTARSQRERDAEAVSPVLTGPEATDALSDTRRR; translated from the coding sequence ATGACGTCCGCACGCAGGCCCCTGCTCGACCGGGTCTTCCTCTGGATCGTCGTGATCAAGGGGATCGACGGGGCGGCAGAGCTCATCGCCGGGGCCGCTCTGTGGATCATCGGGCCGACCGTGCTCGGATCCTGGGGCACGGAGCTTGCGACGAAGGTGCTGGAGATCGACTCCGACAACCAGCTCGCCCAGTCGGCCCAGCTCAGCCTGTCGCACCTGTCGACGGGGTCGACCCTCTTCGCCGGCGGGTATCTGCTCGTGCACGGCCTGGTCAAGCTCGTGCTCTGGTGGGCAGTCGCGAGGCAGCGCTACCGGCTCTACCCGTGGATGATCGGGGTGCTGGTCGCCTTCGTGATCTACCAGGTGGTCGAGCTGACGCTGTCGTGGTCGACGGGCCTGTTCGTGCTCTCGCTCTTCGACGTCGTCATCATCGTGCTCACCTACGTCGAGTACAGGCGGCACACCGCGAGGTCGCAGCGTGAAAGGGATGCAGAGGCCGTGTCTCCGGTGTTGACTGGCCCCGAGGCCACCGACGCTCTATCCGACACTCGTCGTCGATAG
- a CDS encoding ABC transporter permease — translation MTTTADSSTIGGPDAPQGEHEHRHAAPRAGAYSRFRDTYEKLPPGVQLIGLQLWLPFFFVIAFCFCYVLAFHAPAPKDVPVAVIGSSSQTTRVADGLATQTKGEFAVSTVPTLAQARADVKSGDLAAAYLPGAKTSTLVIASGAQYQLATISKSVFTAAATASGSTLAVDDVAPLPASDSFGTTLFYVTLVFMIGGYMTGMFVGLMGGPLRHRVRLGIIAGVAVIIPLIVTILTHVVLGAVLANFFELWGLASSP, via the coding sequence ATGACGACGACCGCTGACAGCTCGACGATCGGTGGCCCGGACGCCCCGCAGGGCGAGCACGAGCACCGCCACGCGGCCCCTCGCGCCGGGGCGTATTCCCGCTTCCGCGACACCTACGAGAAGCTGCCGCCCGGGGTCCAGCTGATCGGCCTGCAGCTGTGGCTGCCGTTCTTCTTCGTCATCGCGTTCTGCTTCTGCTACGTGCTGGCCTTCCACGCGCCGGCTCCGAAAGACGTGCCGGTCGCGGTGATCGGCTCGTCGAGCCAGACGACGCGGGTGGCCGACGGCCTCGCCACGCAGACGAAAGGCGAGTTCGCGGTCTCGACCGTCCCGACACTGGCGCAGGCGCGTGCCGATGTGAAGAGCGGCGACCTCGCCGCGGCCTACCTGCCCGGCGCGAAGACATCGACCCTCGTGATCGCCAGCGGGGCCCAGTATCAGCTCGCGACGATATCGAAGTCCGTGTTCACCGCCGCCGCGACCGCCTCGGGCAGCACCCTGGCCGTCGACGACGTGGCGCCGCTGCCGGCGAGCGACTCGTTCGGAACGACGCTGTTCTACGTGACCCTCGTCTTCATGATCGGGGGCTACATGACCGGCATGTTCGTCGGCCTCATGGGCGGCCCGCTGCGGCATCGCGTGCGACTCGGCATCATCGCCGGCGTGGCCGTCATCATCCCGCTGATCGTCACGATCCTGACGCATGTGGTGCTCGGCGCCGTGCTGGCCAACTTCTTCGAGCTCTGGGGATTGGCTTCGTCACCGTGA
- a CDS encoding MFS transporter, whose protein sequence is MSVVSERPPWRHTFIALAVPNFRIWTSGNLIAMTATWMQKIAQDWLVLELTGSATQVGITVACQFAPMLIFGLLGGVIVDRFSKRKLMMITQSLFAILSLGLAVLTLTGNVEAWMVWGIAFVTGLVTVIDNPARQVIVTELVGQKNLRNAISINSSVFQLGGMIGPAIAGALLLAVGAGWAFVVNGLACLLVVFMLTRLNKATMTRNPPSPREKGQLKAGLRYATGKPTIIWPVFLVAVFAVFGLTMPVLLASYADHVFKVGAAGYGLFNSMIAVGALTGALLSTRRANIRLRTVVIGVGITGILQATTGLMPGIAPFALLLITVGMSSLLFQTASNSLVQMSSNLAVRGRVMSLYVLVLLGGQAIGGPLMGWIVSTFGVHTGMLVSGGMPALAALFAGVVLARRGQLTLHVRMLHHVPLPHIEHRVA, encoded by the coding sequence ATCTCCGTCGTCTCGGAGCGGCCGCCGTGGCGCCACACTTTCATCGCCCTCGCGGTGCCCAACTTCCGCATCTGGACGTCAGGCAACCTGATCGCGATGACGGCCACCTGGATGCAGAAGATCGCCCAGGACTGGCTCGTTCTCGAGCTCACGGGCAGCGCCACCCAGGTCGGGATCACCGTCGCGTGCCAGTTCGCGCCCATGCTGATCTTCGGACTGCTCGGCGGTGTGATCGTCGACCGCTTCTCGAAGCGCAAACTGATGATGATCACCCAGTCGCTCTTCGCGATCCTGTCGCTCGGCCTCGCCGTGCTGACCCTGACCGGCAACGTCGAAGCGTGGATGGTGTGGGGCATCGCCTTCGTAACGGGCCTGGTCACAGTGATCGACAATCCTGCCCGCCAGGTGATCGTCACCGAGCTGGTCGGCCAGAAGAACCTTCGCAACGCGATCAGCATCAACTCGTCGGTGTTTCAGCTCGGCGGCATGATCGGCCCGGCGATCGCCGGTGCGCTGCTGCTCGCCGTCGGCGCGGGCTGGGCCTTCGTCGTCAACGGCCTGGCCTGCCTGCTGGTGGTGTTCATGCTCACGCGGCTCAACAAGGCGACGATGACCCGCAACCCTCCGTCGCCCCGCGAGAAAGGCCAGCTCAAGGCGGGCCTCCGCTACGCGACCGGCAAGCCGACCATCATCTGGCCCGTCTTCCTCGTTGCGGTCTTCGCCGTCTTCGGCCTCACGATGCCCGTCCTTCTCGCCTCCTACGCCGACCACGTCTTCAAGGTCGGCGCCGCCGGCTACGGCCTCTTCAATTCGATGATCGCCGTGGGCGCGCTGACCGGGGCGCTGCTGTCGACCAGGCGTGCCAACATCCGGCTGCGCACTGTCGTGATCGGGGTCGGGATCACCGGCATCCTGCAGGCCACGACCGGCCTGATGCCCGGGATCGCACCGTTCGCCCTGCTGCTGATCACGGTCGGCATGTCGTCGCTGCTCTTCCAGACAGCCTCGAACTCGCTCGTGCAGATGTCGTCGAACCTCGCTGTGCGCGGGCGAGTGATGTCGCTCTACGTGCTCGTTCTGCTCGGCGGCCAGGCGATCGGCGGCCCGCTGATGGGCTGGATCGTGTCGACTTTCGGCGTGCACACCGGCATGCTCGTCTCGGGCGGGATGCCGGCCCTCGCGGCCCTGTTCGCCGGCGTGGTGCTCGCGCGCCGCGGCCAGCTCACGCTGCACGTGCGGATGCTGCACCACGTCCCGCTGCCGCACATCGAGCACCGCGTGGCCTGA
- a CDS encoding LysR substrate-binding domain-containing protein, with product MYDPALLRTFLVVAETHSFTQAAMRLGISQPTVSQHVSKLEKAAGRTLVARDTREVALTDNGDAMAGFARTILAAHASAESYFSGSAMRGRLRFGAADDLAITQLPRILRHFRQLYPQINLELTVNQSMPLRRRLASGQLDLIFVKQNAGEYEDGTRVAGDPMVWMAQERLQLDPDQPVPLITYQAPSLSRQMAIDALEAAGRTWRITCNTRDVNGILAAVRAGIGIAAFPYSLIPADLVKVSQRFSLPGLGDVDYVLVANPGAAREPVEALTSAILSRGVSRAE from the coding sequence ATGTACGACCCCGCACTGCTCCGCACCTTCCTCGTCGTCGCCGAGACGCACAGCTTCACGCAGGCGGCCATGCGCCTCGGCATCAGCCAGCCGACCGTCAGCCAGCACGTCTCGAAGCTCGAGAAGGCCGCCGGCCGCACCCTCGTCGCCCGCGACACCCGCGAGGTTGCGCTCACCGACAACGGCGACGCGATGGCCGGCTTCGCGCGCACGATCCTGGCCGCGCACGCGAGCGCCGAGAGCTATTTCTCGGGATCGGCCATGCGGGGGCGGCTGCGCTTCGGGGCGGCCGACGACCTCGCGATCACGCAGCTCCCGCGGATCCTGCGGCACTTTCGCCAGCTCTACCCCCAGATCAACCTCGAGCTGACCGTCAATCAGTCGATGCCTCTGCGCCGCCGACTCGCCTCCGGGCAGCTCGACCTCATCTTCGTGAAGCAGAACGCGGGCGAGTACGAAGACGGCACCCGCGTCGCCGGCGATCCCATGGTCTGGATGGCGCAGGAGCGGCTGCAGCTCGACCCCGACCAGCCCGTGCCGCTCATCACCTACCAGGCGCCGTCGCTGTCGCGGCAGATGGCGATCGACGCCCTGGAGGCGGCCGGGCGCACCTGGCGGATCACCTGCAACACCCGCGACGTCAACGGCATCCTGGCGGCGGTTCGCGCCGGTATCGGCATCGCCGCCTTCCCGTACTCGCTGATCCCCGCCGACCTCGTGAAGGTCTCCCAGCGGTTCTCGCTGCCCGGCCTCGGCGACGTCGACTACGTGCTGGTCGCCAACCCCGGGGCCGCGCGCGAGCCCGTCGAGGCCCTCACCTCGGCGATCCTGTCGCGGGGTGTCAGCCGCGCCGAGTGA
- a CDS encoding MauE/DoxX family redox-associated membrane protein: MAPRILTRPRLTALLATSGVLHLARPQTFDGIVPDAMPGEARTWTYVSGAAELACAAALALPKTRRLGGTLAALLFVAVFPANVKMARDAVASSKASTPRKAIAVARLPLQIPLVVAALRARRA; encoded by the coding sequence ATGGCACCTCGCATCCTCACCCGACCTCGACTCACCGCTCTACTCGCCACGTCGGGGGTGCTCCACCTGGCCCGCCCGCAGACGTTCGACGGCATCGTGCCCGATGCGATGCCCGGCGAGGCGCGCACGTGGACGTACGTCTCGGGCGCTGCCGAGCTGGCGTGCGCGGCGGCTCTGGCCCTGCCGAAGACGCGCCGTCTCGGCGGAACCCTGGCAGCCCTGCTATTCGTCGCCGTCTTCCCCGCGAACGTCAAGATGGCGCGCGACGCCGTCGCGAGCTCGAAGGCGTCGACGCCACGCAAGGCCATCGCGGTGGCCCGGCTGCCGCTGCAGATCCCCCTCGTGGTCGCGGCGCTCCGCGCTCGCCGCGCCTGA
- a CDS encoding alpha-galactosidase, with the protein MTPLPPSAFVHLSAAGVSLLLDVTEGRLPAVIHWGAALGALTEREARALAVADVPPAVPNTMDEPVRLAILPEPHTGWSGKPGLAGHRAGADWSPKFEVVSLEFDGVPVAGPFVETGPGVLTTRAQDPTAQLALTLEVELLASGLVRTRATVTSTAGAGAALYDVSDLALALPTPGRAREILDFAGRWGKERTPQRRPLGVGIHEREGRKGRTGADAATVLSVGEPGFGFRRGEVWGVHVAWSGNHRHYAERLFTGAQVLGGGELLLPGEVRLDAGESYTSPWLYGAYGDGLDEQAARFHRYLRGRDRHPVRPRPVTLNVWEAVYFDHDPARLVDLAEHAAAVGVERYVLDDGWFRHRRGARAGLGDWYVDEDVWPSGLGPLVDRVTDLGMEFGLWFEPEMVNEDSDLARAHPEWILQTGGRLPVSARHQQVLNLGLPEAFDYVLERMTAILDEYDIAYIKWDHNRDLVDADTWPTGAAGVHAQTLAAYRLMATLKERFPGLEIEACASGGARVDLGVIEHTDRVWVSDCIDPLERQEMVRWTTQLLPPELLGAHIASGVNHTTGRSHALSFRAGTALFGHLGIEWDLAGATDAELRDLASWVALYRSVRHLLHTGDVVRADSVDDSLHVYGSVAQDRADALFFLAFTGRAEVSPRGRFTLPGLAPSALYRVTPVVVAAEPEPGLGWPAWAAGAAGAAGAAGAAGSAAPGVVLSGRALAEVGLQAPASFPDRVMILRITVEPAA; encoded by the coding sequence ATGACGCCGCTTCCTCCTTCCGCTTTCGTCCACCTGAGTGCCGCGGGGGTCAGCCTGCTGCTCGACGTCACCGAGGGGCGACTGCCCGCAGTCATCCACTGGGGTGCGGCACTCGGCGCGCTGACCGAGCGCGAGGCGCGGGCTCTGGCGGTGGCCGACGTGCCGCCTGCGGTGCCGAACACGATGGACGAGCCGGTGCGTCTCGCGATCCTGCCTGAGCCTCACACGGGATGGTCGGGCAAGCCCGGTCTTGCGGGGCACCGTGCCGGGGCCGACTGGTCGCCGAAGTTCGAGGTGGTCTCCCTCGAGTTCGATGGGGTGCCTGTCGCCGGCCCGTTCGTCGAGACGGGCCCCGGCGTCCTGACGACACGGGCGCAGGATCCGACGGCGCAGCTGGCCCTCACCCTCGAGGTCGAGCTGCTGGCGAGCGGACTCGTCCGCACTCGCGCGACCGTGACCAGCACCGCGGGTGCGGGCGCTGCCCTCTACGACGTGTCCGACCTGGCACTCGCTCTGCCCACCCCTGGCCGCGCCCGGGAGATCCTGGACTTCGCCGGCCGCTGGGGCAAGGAGCGGACGCCGCAGCGTCGCCCCCTCGGTGTCGGCATCCACGAGCGGGAGGGCCGCAAGGGCCGCACCGGCGCCGATGCCGCGACCGTTCTCAGCGTGGGCGAGCCGGGGTTCGGCTTCCGTCGCGGCGAAGTGTGGGGCGTGCACGTGGCGTGGAGCGGCAATCACCGGCACTACGCCGAGCGGCTCTTCACCGGGGCGCAGGTGCTCGGCGGCGGCGAGCTGCTGCTGCCGGGCGAGGTTCGCCTCGACGCGGGCGAGAGCTACACGTCGCCGTGGCTGTACGGCGCGTACGGCGACGGGCTCGACGAGCAGGCGGCCCGCTTCCACCGCTATCTCCGCGGGCGTGACCGGCACCCCGTGCGCCCCCGGCCCGTCACGCTCAACGTGTGGGAGGCCGTCTACTTCGACCATGATCCTGCCCGCCTCGTCGACCTCGCCGAGCACGCCGCAGCGGTGGGAGTCGAGCGGTACGTGCTCGACGACGGCTGGTTCCGCCACCGCCGGGGCGCCCGAGCCGGCCTCGGCGACTGGTACGTCGACGAAGACGTCTGGCCCTCGGGTCTCGGCCCTTTGGTCGACCGGGTGACGGATCTCGGCATGGAGTTCGGCCTGTGGTTCGAGCCCGAGATGGTCAACGAAGACAGCGATCTCGCCCGGGCCCACCCCGAGTGGATCCTGCAGACGGGCGGCCGCCTGCCCGTGAGCGCCCGCCATCAGCAGGTGCTGAACCTCGGCCTGCCCGAGGCTTTCGACTACGTGCTCGAGCGCATGACCGCGATCCTCGACGAGTACGACATCGCCTACATCAAGTGGGATCACAACCGCGACCTCGTCGACGCCGACACCTGGCCGACCGGGGCCGCCGGGGTCCACGCACAGACTCTCGCCGCCTACCGGCTGATGGCCACCCTGAAAGAGCGCTTCCCCGGGCTCGAGATCGAGGCGTGCGCGTCCGGCGGTGCCCGGGTCGACCTCGGCGTGATCGAGCACACCGACCGCGTCTGGGTGTCCGACTGCATCGACCCGCTCGAGCGCCAGGAGATGGTCCGCTGGACGACCCAGCTGCTGCCGCCCGAGTTGCTCGGCGCCCACATCGCCTCCGGCGTCAACCACACCACCGGCCGCTCGCACGCGCTGTCGTTCCGCGCCGGCACGGCCCTCTTCGGGCATCTCGGCATCGAGTGGGACCTCGCCGGTGCCACCGACGCCGAGCTGCGCGACCTCGCCTCGTGGGTCGCGCTCTACCGCTCCGTCAGGCACCTGCTGCACACGGGCGACGTCGTGCGAGCGGATTCCGTCGACGACTCGCTGCACGTCTACGGCTCGGTGGCGCAGGATCGGGCGGACGCGCTCTTCTTCCTCGCGTTCACCGGCCGAGCCGAGGTCTCGCCCCGGGGCCGCTTCACTCTGCCGGGGCTCGCGCCCTCAGCGCTCTACCGCGTCACCCCCGTCGTGGTCGCGGCGGAGCCCGAGCCCGGGCTCGGGTGGCCCGCCTGGGCTGCCGGCGCTGCCGGCGCTGCCGGCGCTGCCGGCGCTGCCGGCAGCGCTGCGCCCGGCGTCGTGCTGTCGGGCCGCGCGCTCGCCGAGGTGGGGCTGCAGGCGCCCGCGTCCTTCCCCGACCGTGTCATGATCCTGCGCATCACCGTCGAGCCCGCGGCCTGA
- a CDS encoding aldo/keto reductase translates to MSQDAPGADQTGADSTGAGPTGADPTGITSTATVTLPNGSASARLGQGTWMLGQDAARHDTELEALQRGLDLGLTMIDTAEMYGEGSELLVGEAIRGRRDEVLVVDKVLPSHASRQGVVDACRASLKRLGVERIDLYLLHWRGGHPLAETVAGFEELAQQGDIGGWGVSNFDTEDLHELATLSAGAHVQVNQVLYNLARRGPEFDLLPQQRAAGVPLMAYSPVDHGELLDDTTLDEIAETKGVTPAQLALAWVLHQLPDGLVAVKASTPEHVAENAASRDIRFTAGELNALDGAFPAPTRRTPLEML, encoded by the coding sequence ATGAGCCAGGATGCACCCGGCGCCGACCAGACGGGCGCCGACTCGACGGGCGCCGGCCCGACCGGCGCCGACCCGACCGGCATCACGAGCACGGCGACGGTGACGCTGCCGAACGGTAGCGCGTCTGCCCGGCTGGGGCAGGGCACGTGGATGCTGGGCCAGGACGCAGCGAGGCACGACACCGAGCTCGAGGCCCTGCAACGCGGTCTCGACCTGGGGTTGACGATGATCGACACCGCGGAGATGTACGGCGAGGGGTCGGAGCTGCTGGTCGGCGAGGCCATCCGGGGGCGGCGCGACGAGGTACTCGTCGTCGACAAGGTGCTGCCGAGCCACGCCTCGCGGCAGGGCGTCGTCGACGCGTGCCGCGCCAGCCTGAAGCGGCTCGGCGTCGAGCGGATCGACCTGTACCTGCTGCACTGGCGCGGCGGCCACCCCCTGGCCGAGACGGTCGCCGGGTTCGAGGAGCTCGCCCAGCAGGGCGACATCGGTGGGTGGGGCGTCAGTAACTTCGACACCGAAGATCTCCACGAGCTGGCCACGCTGTCAGCCGGCGCTCACGTGCAGGTCAACCAGGTGCTCTACAACCTCGCCCGGCGCGGCCCCGAGTTCGACCTGCTGCCGCAGCAGCGCGCGGCCGGCGTCCCGCTCATGGCCTACTCGCCCGTCGACCACGGCGAGCTGCTCGACGACACCACTCTCGACGAGATCGCCGAGACGAAGGGCGTCACACCGGCTCAGCTCGCCCTCGCGTGGGTGCTGCACCAGCTGCCGGACGGCCTCGTCGCAGTGAAGGCCTCGACGCCTGAGCATGTCGCAGAGAACGCTGCGTCCCGTGACATCCGCTTCACGGCCGGCGAGCTGAACGCCCTCGACGGAGCCTTCCCCGCGCCGACCCGTCGTACCCCGCTCGAGATGCTCTAG
- a CDS encoding cytochrome c biogenesis protein DipZ: MVTLIFLGLVGGLITGISPCILPVLPVIFLSGGAQSVRASDGSVAPRTSARPFLVVLGLAISFSVFTLLGTLVLSALPVPEDIIRWIGLVLLVLLGIGMIVPRFQHLLEKPFSRIPQRQVGTDRGGFALGLILGTVYVPCAGPVLAAITVAGATGKIGASTIVLTIAFAIGTAAPLLFFALAGRGVAERVRAFRTRQQAIRVGAGVVVLGLAVALAFNATDAIQRAIPDYTASLNHALENAGSDAALGSAAGGGSSASQSLASCEQEASFTVVKTLRSCGKAPALAGIQQWFNTSDDKPVTLASLKGKVVLVDFWAYSCINCQRAIAHVEQWYKTYSPDGLVVVGVHTPEYAFEHVPADVKAGAARLGVTYPVALDNDYKTWNAYGNTSWPADYLIDAKGDIRNVSIGEGDYSGLEGMIRSLITAASPSVSLPATTKVTDTTPTDENQTPETYLGVKRATADRSTPALVSGTRTYAPQSSVAPNSFSLGGTWKGSAEAISSVAGSSPSTLSLAYTASKVYLDVAGTGTITAKVGGTTTTLKVSGAPNIYTVASSSGVRTGTVTVTLSPGLSAYSFTFG; this comes from the coding sequence GTGGTCACCCTGATCTTCCTGGGGCTGGTGGGCGGGCTCATCACGGGCATCAGCCCGTGCATCCTGCCGGTGCTGCCGGTGATCTTCCTGTCGGGCGGTGCGCAGAGCGTCCGCGCCTCCGACGGCAGTGTGGCGCCCCGCACCAGCGCGCGGCCGTTCCTGGTCGTGCTCGGTCTGGCGATCAGCTTCAGCGTCTTCACCCTGCTCGGCACCCTCGTGCTCTCGGCGCTGCCCGTGCCCGAAGACATCATCCGCTGGATCGGCCTCGTGCTCTTGGTGCTGCTCGGCATCGGCATGATCGTGCCGCGCTTCCAGCACCTCCTCGAAAAGCCGTTCTCGCGCATCCCCCAGCGCCAGGTCGGCACCGACCGCGGCGGCTTCGCGTTGGGCCTCATTCTCGGCACCGTCTACGTGCCGTGCGCGGGCCCTGTGCTCGCGGCCATCACGGTCGCCGGGGCCACCGGCAAGATCGGCGCCTCGACGATCGTGCTCACGATCGCCTTCGCCATCGGCACCGCCGCCCCGCTGTTGTTCTTCGCTCTCGCCGGGCGAGGCGTGGCCGAGCGGGTGCGCGCCTTCCGCACGCGCCAGCAGGCCATCCGGGTGGGCGCCGGCGTCGTCGTCCTCGGGCTCGCCGTGGCTCTCGCCTTCAACGCGACAGACGCGATCCAGCGCGCGATCCCCGACTACACCGCGTCGCTCAACCACGCGCTCGAGAACGCAGGATCCGACGCGGCCCTCGGCTCGGCGGCCGGCGGGGGGTCCTCGGCCTCGCAGTCCCTCGCCTCCTGCGAGCAGGAGGCGTCGTTCACCGTGGTGAAGACGCTCCGGTCGTGCGGAAAGGCGCCCGCCCTCGCCGGTATCCAGCAGTGGTTCAACACCTCCGACGACAAGCCCGTCACCCTCGCCTCGCTGAAGGGCAAGGTCGTGCTCGTCGACTTCTGGGCGTACTCGTGCATCAACTGCCAGCGGGCCATCGCGCACGTCGAGCAGTGGTACAAGACGTATTCGCCCGATGGCCTCGTCGTGGTCGGCGTGCACACCCCGGAGTACGCGTTCGAGCACGTTCCCGCCGACGTGAAGGCCGGCGCCGCACGGCTGGGCGTCACGTACCCGGTCGCTCTCGACAACGACTACAAGACCTGGAACGCCTACGGCAACACGTCGTGGCCGGCCGACTACCTGATCGACGCGAAGGGCGACATCCGCAACGTCTCGATCGGCGAGGGCGACTACTCGGGACTCGAGGGCATGATCCGGTCGTTGATCACCGCCGCCTCCCCCTCGGTCTCGCTGCCGGCGACGACGAAGGTCACCGACACGACGCCGACCGACGAGAACCAGACGCCCGAGACCTACCTCGGCGTCAAACGCGCGACGGCCGACCGGTCGACGCCCGCGCTGGTGTCGGGCACGCGCACCTACGCCCCGCAGTCGTCCGTCGCCCCGAACTCGTTCTCGCTCGGGGGGACGTGGAAGGGCTCTGCCGAAGCGATCTCCAGCGTCGCGGGTTCGTCGCCGTCGACCCTGTCGCTGGCGTACACCGCGAGCAAGGTCTATCTCGACGTCGCCGGCACGGGCACGATCACGGCGAAGGTCGGCGGCACGACGACGACCCTGAAGGTCTCGGGGGCGCCGAACATCTACACGGTGGCGTCGTCGTCCGGGGTGCGCACCGGCACCGTCACAGTGACTCTGTCACCGGGGCTCAGCGCGTACTCGTTCACCTTCGGGTAG
- a CDS encoding helix-turn-helix transcriptional regulator, which produces MATTSSGQDRAALGAFLRSRRDRLTPARAGMDAFPGPRRVPGLRKEELAMLAGLSADYYSRVEQGRQAHVSREVLGALARALRLDEVETAHLHDLADPAAQRPLVRRVTGHEAPQRPDPGLVRIMDAMGHLPVLLIGRRGEILARNALLPVVLGASLEPGSSLMRWLFLDPLARERIANWEVFAQASVGALRRESARRPDDRTLERLVDEVRHSDPDIARWWDDQGVRDYASVAKRIRHPVAGDLDFDIEIVSGTREPDQRLIVYTVQVDSPTARMLPLLASWAGELALTAGPSPARP; this is translated from the coding sequence ATGGCCACCACGAGCAGCGGGCAGGATCGCGCGGCGCTGGGCGCGTTCCTCCGCTCTCGGCGCGACCGCCTGACCCCGGCCCGTGCCGGGATGGACGCCTTTCCCGGGCCGCGCCGGGTGCCGGGCCTCCGCAAGGAGGAGCTCGCGATGCTCGCGGGTCTGAGCGCCGACTACTACAGCCGCGTCGAGCAGGGCCGGCAGGCGCACGTCTCGCGCGAGGTGCTGGGCGCCCTCGCACGGGCGCTGCGCCTCGACGAGGTCGAGACGGCGCACCTGCACGACCTCGCGGATCCTGCCGCCCAGAGGCCCCTGGTGCGGCGCGTCACCGGGCACGAGGCTCCGCAGCGACCCGACCCCGGCCTCGTTCGCATCATGGACGCGATGGGCCACCTGCCGGTGCTGCTGATCGGCCGGCGGGGCGAGATCCTGGCGCGCAACGCGCTGCTGCCCGTGGTGCTCGGTGCGAGCCTCGAACCGGGATCGTCGCTCATGCGCTGGCTGTTCCTCGACCCTCTCGCGCGCGAGCGGATCGCCAACTGGGAGGTCTTCGCCCAGGCCTCGGTCGGGGCCCTGCGGCGCGAGTCGGCCCGGCGCCCTGACGACCGCACGCTCGAGCGGCTCGTCGACGAGGTGCGGCACTCCGACCCCGACATCGCCCGCTGGTGGGACGACCAGGGCGTCCGCGACTACGCGAGCGTCGCGAAACGGATCCGGCACCCGGTGGCGGGCGATCTCGACTTCGACATCGAGATCGTCTCGGGCACCCGAGAGCCGGATCAGCGCCTCATCGTCTACACGGTGCAGGTCGATTCGCCGACCGCACGAATGCTGCCCCTGCTCGCGAGCTGGGCGGGCGAGCTGGCTCTTACTGCTGGTCCATCACCAGCACGGCCTTGA